A part of Desulfobacter sp. genomic DNA contains:
- a CDS encoding glycosyltransferase family 4 protein, which yields MNKTKKCLFITEMVLSEHAKISIFNLISQQLLEKNLEFEIVSYNEKAAFFKKQSHRLIPKLYQTCFRRHGLKELCHFFSIIRKTQPDILLIGGYGHIENWLAWIWAILNNKSMVLWTGAGEATTEHPNVIYKFLKKIFVSQVHSFATYGVNAQEYLIDLGVKQENIFRGVNVSDIDFFKSQMRLHAKSPEYRKNRSQIDRPILAFVGRFENIKGLDLLMDQLKRFSIDEYYCYFLGDGTLSTVVQNLIAEKQISGKDFGRLNRKDLAKRLTEADVVVAPSRNDPFSRVVSESISCGCYTIASIHDDAAYDLIVPGINGELIDPLNSDEFRDVLDKLILTYKKLPNIDEISQSIEYSITDYAKQVSSSINSVS from the coding sequence TTGAATAAGACAAAGAAATGCCTGTTTATAACTGAAATGGTACTCAGTGAGCATGCCAAAATTTCGATTTTTAACCTTATCTCTCAGCAGTTGTTAGAGAAAAATCTTGAGTTTGAGATTGTTTCCTATAATGAAAAGGCAGCATTTTTTAAAAAACAATCCCATCGACTGATTCCCAAATTGTATCAGACCTGCTTTAGGAGACATGGGCTAAAAGAGTTATGTCACTTTTTTAGTATTATTAGGAAAACGCAACCAGATATTTTGTTGATTGGCGGTTACGGGCACATAGAAAATTGGTTGGCTTGGATTTGGGCCATATTGAATAACAAGTCAATGGTGCTGTGGACAGGAGCAGGGGAGGCTACGACAGAACACCCAAATGTAATTTATAAATTCCTCAAAAAAATTTTTGTGTCCCAGGTTCATTCTTTTGCGACATATGGAGTGAATGCCCAAGAATATTTGATAGATTTAGGGGTGAAGCAAGAAAATATTTTCAGAGGCGTCAATGTATCGGATATTGATTTTTTTAAATCACAGATGAGACTTCATGCTAAAAGTCCAGAGTATAGAAAGAATAGGAGTCAAATTGATAGACCCATACTCGCTTTTGTCGGCAGGTTCGAGAACATAAAAGGCCTTGATCTATTGATGGACCAATTAAAACGTTTTTCTATAGATGAGTATTATTGCTACTTTTTGGGGGATGGGACTTTATCCACTGTTGTCCAAAACCTTATTGCAGAAAAACAAATCAGTGGGAAGGATTTTGGCAGGTTGAACCGAAAGGATCTCGCTAAAAGATTAACAGAGGCCGATGTCGTGGTTGCTCCCAGCCGCAATGATCCTTTTAGCCGGGTTGTGAGTGAGTCTATTTCGTGTGGCTGCTACACCATCGCTTCAATCCACGATGATGCAGCATACGATCTTATTGTACCAGGGATAAATGGTGAGTTGATTGACCCGCTTAACTCTGATGAGTTTAGAGATGTGTTGGATAAACTTATTTTAACCTATAAAAAATTGCCTAATATAGATGAAATCTCACAATCTATAGAGTATTCTATCACTGATTACGCAAAACAGGTTAGTTCATCAATCAACAGTGTTTCCTGA
- the asnB gene encoding asparagine synthase (glutamine-hydrolyzing) → MCGIAGFCGVFEFDLLDRMNRVQSHRGPDDHGTWFDDNENIGLAHRRLSIIDLSAKGHQPMVDDNTVIVFNGEIYNYKDLRVELEGHGCFFKSNSDTEVLLKLYEHFGHKMLEKLNGIFAFAIWDKRKKELFLARDHVGVKPLYYSLTSHGFLFASEMKSLLQYKGLDRTVNIKAIHYYLTYLWCPSPNTMLRSVAKLEPGYAMVVKNKKIITKWQYYDLPYNAKPMEIDKEEAIAQVRKQVETSVARQLVADVPVGAFLSGGLDSSAVVAMASRHCSDLECFTIGFKDNVLQREGFVEDLPYAKHVAKHLGVKLNTVYVGPEMSAKLTDMLWHLDEPQADPAPLNVLFISELAREQGINVLLSGAGGDDIFTGYRRHFACLQERYWSWLPKNVQNKLRICSKRISQDRAWGRRLSKGFRFAGFNKHERLAGYFHWLDVDVQWKLYSQETKCTLKHEPFSAPLIQSLNRLDEEVHDLNRMLYLEGKHFLADHNLNYTDKMGMAKGVEVRVPLLDPELVDLACRLPVRYKQHGREGKWIFKKAMEPLLPHNIVYRPKTGFGAPLRRWLKSDLRHLVEEILSHESLTRRGVFDPTGVQDLLELDQAGKIDATYPIFSMMCIELWCRIFLD, encoded by the coding sequence ATGTGTGGCATAGCTGGGTTTTGTGGTGTCTTTGAATTTGATCTTTTAGATAGGATGAACCGAGTGCAGTCCCATAGGGGGCCTGATGATCATGGTACCTGGTTCGATGATAATGAAAACATTGGATTAGCCCACCGACGGCTTAGCATTATTGACTTGTCTGCCAAAGGTCACCAGCCAATGGTCGATGACAATACTGTTATTGTTTTTAATGGGGAAATCTATAACTATAAAGATCTCAGAGTTGAACTCGAAGGTCATGGCTGTTTTTTTAAAAGCAATAGTGATACGGAGGTTTTGTTAAAACTCTACGAGCATTTTGGGCATAAGATGCTTGAAAAACTAAATGGTATTTTTGCATTTGCTATTTGGGATAAAAGAAAAAAGGAGTTGTTTTTAGCCCGCGACCATGTCGGTGTAAAACCGCTATATTATTCACTTACATCCCATGGCTTTTTGTTTGCAAGTGAGATGAAAAGCCTGTTGCAGTATAAGGGCCTTGACCGAACGGTTAATATTAAAGCTATCCACTATTACTTGACTTATCTTTGGTGCCCCTCCCCTAATACAATGCTGCGATCAGTAGCCAAACTTGAGCCTGGCTATGCAATGGTCGTAAAAAATAAAAAAATTATAACAAAATGGCAGTATTATGACTTGCCGTATAATGCCAAACCAATGGAGATTGACAAAGAGGAGGCTATCGCGCAGGTTCGCAAACAGGTTGAAACCAGTGTCGCTCGACAACTTGTGGCGGATGTGCCCGTTGGAGCATTTTTATCAGGCGGGCTTGATTCAAGTGCTGTTGTGGCGATGGCAAGTCGACATTGTTCAGATCTGGAATGTTTTACCATTGGGTTTAAAGACAATGTTTTGCAGCGGGAAGGGTTTGTGGAAGATTTGCCTTATGCAAAACACGTCGCAAAGCATTTAGGTGTAAAGCTAAATACAGTTTATGTTGGGCCTGAAATGTCTGCGAAACTGACTGATATGTTATGGCATTTGGACGAACCCCAAGCGGATCCCGCTCCGTTGAACGTATTGTTTATTTCTGAATTGGCAAGGGAACAAGGGATTAATGTTCTTTTGTCAGGGGCTGGAGGGGACGATATTTTTACCGGCTACCGACGGCATTTTGCCTGTTTGCAGGAGCGTTACTGGTCGTGGTTACCCAAAAATGTTCAGAATAAACTCCGTATTTGCTCTAAAAGAATCTCACAAGATCGTGCATGGGGACGGAGACTCTCCAAGGGGTTCAGATTTGCAGGATTTAATAAACATGAAAGGCTTGCAGGATATTTCCATTGGCTGGATGTCGATGTGCAATGGAAGCTCTATTCCCAAGAAACAAAATGTACGCTCAAACACGAGCCGTTTTCGGCACCTTTAATTCAGTCACTGAATAGGCTAGATGAGGAGGTCCATGATTTAAATCGGATGCTATATCTCGAAGGGAAACATTTCCTTGCGGATCATAATTTGAACTATACAGATAAGATGGGTATGGCCAAAGGCGTGGAGGTAAGGGTTCCTCTACTTGATCCTGAATTGGTTGATTTGGCTTGTCGGTTGCCGGTAAGGTATAAGCAACATGGGCGAGAAGGAAAATGGATTTTTAAAAAGGCCATGGAGCCCTTATTGCCACATAATATTGTTTATCGGCCAAAAACGGGTTTTGGTGCTCCATTACGCAGGTGGTTAAAATCAGATTTGAGACATTTGGTAGAGGAGATATTGTCCCACGAATCATTGACACGTAGGGGGGTTTTTGATCCCACTGGGGTGCAAGATTTATTAGAGTTAGACCAGGCTGGTAAGATTGATGCTACATATCCTATTTTTTCTATGATGTGCATAGAATTGTGGTGCAGAATATTTCTTGATTAA
- a CDS encoding glycosyltransferase family 4 protein, producing MKVLYFHQHFSTPKGATGTRSYEMAKMLIKKGHSVTMVCGAGFMSETGIRCKPVDGIKRGVVEGIDVIEIDLKYSNYDDLWKRSVIFISFALKSIRIALSEKYDILFATSTPLTAGIPGIAIKLLKPSTRFVFEVRDLWPDLPKAMKVVTNPFILFALKFLEQATYAAMDAGISLSPGIRDGMKKGAGGGKKIGMIPNGSDVELFQPQNERTMGTKLKSYGILDTQLKCVFTGAHGIANGLDAVLDAAAVLKKRARRDISIIFIGDGKLKSVLKNRALEEELDNCIFIDPIPKYHLAKVLQQADVGMMILDDVPAFYYGTSPNKFFDYIASGLPVLNNYPGWLKDIITKHQCGVAVPPGDPDAFADALVELAENPEKRMLMGINSRKLALSRFNRRILAHQFVRFIEDTKK from the coding sequence TTGAAAGTTTTGTATTTTCACCAACATTTTTCTACCCCAAAAGGAGCAACAGGAACACGCTCCTATGAAATGGCCAAAATGCTCATCAAAAAGGGGCACAGTGTGACGATGGTCTGTGGGGCAGGGTTTATGTCTGAAACAGGAATCCGTTGCAAACCCGTTGATGGAATTAAAAGAGGTGTTGTCGAAGGTATAGATGTAATAGAAATTGATTTAAAATACTCCAATTACGACGACCTTTGGAAAAGAAGCGTGATTTTCATTTCTTTTGCATTAAAAAGTATTCGAATTGCTCTATCAGAAAAGTATGATATTTTATTTGCGACCTCAACGCCATTAACTGCGGGCATCCCAGGGATTGCAATAAAGCTGTTGAAACCATCAACAAGATTCGTTTTCGAAGTAAGAGATTTGTGGCCTGACTTACCAAAGGCAATGAAAGTTGTGACAAATCCTTTTATTTTGTTTGCTCTGAAGTTTTTGGAACAGGCAACTTACGCTGCGATGGATGCGGGCATCTCACTTTCACCGGGAATTCGAGATGGCATGAAGAAAGGGGCGGGGGGGGGAAAAAAAATCGGCATGATCCCAAACGGTTCCGATGTGGAGTTGTTTCAACCCCAGAATGAAAGGACCATGGGTACGAAACTTAAATCATATGGCATCCTTGATACTCAGTTGAAATGCGTTTTCACGGGAGCCCACGGTATTGCAAATGGATTGGATGCGGTCTTAGATGCTGCTGCCGTATTGAAAAAAAGGGCCAGGAGGGACATTAGTATAATATTCATAGGTGACGGGAAGCTTAAGTCTGTGTTGAAAAACAGGGCATTAGAAGAAGAGTTGGACAATTGTATATTTATTGATCCAATACCCAAATATCATTTGGCTAAGGTGCTGCAACAGGCCGATGTCGGAATGATGATTCTTGATGATGTACCTGCCTTTTACTATGGTACTTCCCCGAATAAATTTTTTGATTATATTGCAAGCGGTTTGCCTGTTCTCAATAACTACCCAGGTTGGTTGAAAGATATCATTACGAAGCATCAATGTGGTGTAGCGGTTCCTCCTGGAGATCCAGATGCGTTCGCGGATGCCTTGGTTGAGTTGGCTGAGAATCCTGAAAAAAGGATGTTGATGGGAATTAACAGCAGAAAGTTGGCTTTAAGTAGATTTAACAGACGGATCTTGGCCCATCAATTCGTCAGATTTATAGAAGACACTAAAAAATGA
- a CDS encoding alginate lyase family protein encodes MGRERILAKKLFNSLCTIKDLGLWSILNLLGYRLGCSLGLYKRFGPLKEIPTGIKFFFEAKSGVLKDFDHGEWEERIIQRSNQILNGQLDYYSRWPVKAGNPPDWLHDPFSGNDQNAEVHWSKIDEFKDGDIKNIWECSRFQWMLPLAQAYRLTGNPVYVETINAWLVDWVDKNPINMGPNWKCGQETAIRTLTLLLTGKLLSSDNKFVPGLVCLIECHCDRILMTIRYALSQNNNHATSEAAALFVGGAWLLSFSKDEALMEKASRWMGKGRRLLERLVPKLVAQDGSFSQHSLNYHRLLLSTLSLVECFRLWFNMPPFSSLYRSRCKAAANWLSRFVDDVTGDAPNIGPNDGAFLYDLFGCVYRDYRPTVAVASILFNRRNKYPLLQGMRFVQTCLNLPEYQISDYSDQEDCILNGGGYVLLNSGRTKAFIRYAQFKFRPSHADCLHLDIWHNGVNVLRDGGTYSYNTDSDLYRYFSGTASHNTVQFDDRDQMPRIGHFLFGNWLRMRNISDLIINDDSKQWIGSYQDYKGCFHRRAVEVYRQRLRVVDDIEGFERNATLRWRMLPGKWNLDGNRCEGNGMRFCITSNRAPIEISIEKGWESRHYLEKEELRVLTVKVCKNVSRIITDIEFME; translated from the coding sequence ATGGGTAGAGAGCGGATATTAGCTAAAAAATTATTCAATTCCCTATGTACAATAAAAGATTTAGGCCTGTGGTCTATATTGAATTTGCTGGGTTACCGTCTTGGATGCTCTTTGGGCCTTTACAAAAGATTTGGGCCTCTAAAAGAGATTCCAACGGGTATCAAATTCTTTTTTGAGGCTAAATCAGGAGTGCTGAAGGACTTTGACCACGGAGAGTGGGAAGAAAGAATCATACAACGCTCAAATCAAATCTTAAACGGACAATTGGATTATTATTCCAGATGGCCTGTAAAGGCAGGGAATCCGCCGGATTGGTTGCATGACCCTTTCTCTGGAAATGACCAAAATGCAGAAGTACATTGGTCAAAAATAGATGAGTTTAAAGATGGTGATATCAAAAATATATGGGAATGTTCCAGATTTCAATGGATGCTTCCACTCGCGCAGGCATATCGTTTAACCGGTAACCCTGTTTATGTAGAAACTATAAATGCCTGGTTGGTTGATTGGGTGGATAAAAATCCAATCAATATGGGACCGAACTGGAAATGTGGCCAGGAAACAGCTATTCGTACCTTGACTCTATTGTTGACCGGAAAGCTATTGTCCAGCGATAATAAATTTGTCCCGGGTTTGGTTTGTCTCATTGAGTGTCATTGTGACAGGATACTAATGACTATTAGATATGCACTGTCCCAGAACAACAATCATGCTACATCGGAAGCTGCTGCACTATTTGTTGGTGGTGCCTGGTTGCTATCTTTTTCCAAAGATGAAGCTCTCATGGAAAAAGCCAGTAGATGGATGGGTAAGGGGCGGAGATTATTGGAACGCTTAGTGCCGAAACTGGTTGCTCAAGATGGTAGTTTTTCCCAGCATTCGTTGAATTACCATCGCCTTTTATTGAGTACATTGTCCTTGGTGGAATGTTTTCGGTTGTGGTTTAATATGCCTCCATTCAGCAGTCTGTATCGTTCTCGTTGCAAAGCTGCGGCTAATTGGTTGTCAAGGTTTGTGGATGATGTGACGGGTGATGCTCCGAACATTGGGCCTAACGATGGGGCCTTTTTATACGACTTGTTCGGTTGTGTATATAGAGATTATCGTCCAACTGTAGCAGTCGCCTCTATACTATTCAACCGTCGAAATAAGTACCCACTGTTACAGGGAATGCGTTTTGTTCAAACTTGTCTGAATCTACCGGAGTATCAAATTTCAGATTATAGTGATCAGGAAGATTGTATTTTGAACGGCGGCGGTTACGTTCTTTTAAACTCTGGAAGGACAAAAGCGTTCATACGTTATGCACAATTTAAATTCCGGCCTAGCCATGCTGATTGTTTGCATTTAGATATATGGCACAATGGTGTAAATGTTCTAAGAGACGGTGGTACCTATAGCTATAATACGGACAGCGATTTGTATCGATACTTTTCTGGAACAGCCTCACATAACACCGTACAATTCGATGATAGGGATCAAATGCCTAGAATTGGTCATTTTCTATTCGGCAATTGGCTCCGGATGAGAAATATTTCTGACTTAATAATAAATGATGATAGCAAACAGTGGATTGGTTCTTATCAAGACTATAAAGGATGTTTTCATCGAAGGGCGGTTGAGGTGTATAGACAACGTTTGAGGGTGGTAGATGATATAGAGGGATTTGAAAGGAATGCAACGCTAAGATGGCGTATGCTACCTGGAAAATGGAATTTAGATGGAAACCGGTGTGAAGGAAATGGTATGCGCTTCTGCATCACCTCAAACAGGGCTCCTATTGAGATTAGCATAGAAAAAGGGTGGGAATCCCGTCATTACCTTGAAAAAGAAGAACTTCGAGTATTAACAGTTAAGGTCTGTAAAAACGTTTCACGCATAATTACAGATATTGAGTTTATGGAATAA
- a CDS encoding zinc-binding dehydrogenase yields the protein MKQVLQNLSNGKTSVVEAPVPQLDDGHLLIDTSVSLVSSGTERMLVDFGKANIIEKARQQPEKVKMVLDKVQTDGLLSTIDAVKSKLSQPLALGYCNVGIVNAVGNGVEGFSVGDRVVSNGPHADVVRVPKNLCAKIPDNVPDEQAVFTVMASIGLQGIRLASPSLGESFVVTGVGLIGLLTVQLLRANGCRVLAIDYDNSKLELAKKLGAEICNPSKGGDPVSAGLSFSRNKGVDGVIITAATKSNEPVAQAAQMCRKRGRIILVGVTGLSLDRSDFYEKEIKFQVSCSYGPGRYDSDYEEKGADYPLGFVRWTEQRNFEAALDLMADGQLKVNSLISHRFDFDRAPDAYELLISGKPALGVLLQYHSVPESRHNKRVQFDSDVNYDPLKAIVGFVGAGNYASRILIPAFKKGGAQLHTIASSKGTSGVINGRRMGFSETTTDTESVFNETAINTLVIATRHNSHASFVCNALKNKKNVFVEKPLAINLEELKEIESVYQRVSNLPNAPRLMVGFNRRFSPQILKIMELLDSVNEPKSFIITINAGMIPSNHWTQDVKVGGGRIIGEACHFIDLMRNLANCKIVSYQSRCMGRSGGVRIRDDKAVITLGFEDGSFGTIHYLANGPSEFPKERVEVFTSGRVLQLDNFCKLKGYGWPGFKKMNLLRQDKGQNKCAEMFIDSIEKGGTSPIASQELFEVAEVTIKIAEQLRIQL from the coding sequence ATGAAGCAAGTGTTGCAAAACTTATCAAATGGGAAAACATCAGTAGTTGAGGCACCGGTGCCTCAACTAGATGATGGACACCTATTAATTGATACCAGCGTAAGCCTTGTGTCCTCCGGTACTGAGCGCATGTTGGTTGATTTTGGTAAAGCAAACATAATTGAAAAAGCTAGGCAACAGCCTGAAAAAGTTAAAATGGTTTTAGACAAGGTCCAGACCGATGGATTGCTGTCAACAATTGATGCCGTGAAATCAAAGTTATCTCAACCCTTGGCTTTAGGGTATTGTAATGTAGGTATAGTTAACGCTGTTGGAAACGGTGTGGAAGGGTTTAGTGTAGGCGATCGTGTCGTTTCAAATGGTCCACATGCCGATGTTGTTCGTGTGCCTAAAAATCTTTGCGCTAAAATACCTGATAATGTGCCCGATGAGCAAGCCGTTTTTACTGTTATGGCAAGTATTGGTTTACAGGGTATACGTTTAGCATCACCCTCATTGGGGGAATCATTCGTGGTTACAGGCGTGGGGTTGATTGGGCTGTTAACAGTGCAATTACTGCGTGCAAATGGTTGTCGGGTGCTGGCTATCGATTATGACAATTCAAAGCTTGAGCTTGCAAAGAAGCTGGGTGCTGAAATTTGCAATCCTTCTAAAGGGGGAGATCCTGTCTCGGCAGGTCTTTCATTTAGCCGTAACAAAGGGGTTGACGGAGTTATTATCACTGCTGCCACAAAGTCTAACGAACCAGTGGCACAAGCTGCTCAAATGTGTCGCAAGCGAGGGCGTATCATTTTGGTTGGCGTCACGGGACTTTCTCTGGATCGTTCAGATTTCTATGAAAAAGAGATTAAATTTCAGGTTTCTTGCTCCTATGGCCCGGGACGCTATGATTCAGATTATGAAGAAAAGGGGGCTGATTATCCTTTAGGTTTTGTCCGCTGGACAGAACAGCGAAACTTTGAAGCCGCACTTGATCTGATGGCAGATGGGCAACTAAAAGTTAATTCTTTAATTTCTCATCGTTTTGATTTTGATCGGGCACCTGATGCCTATGAGTTGTTGATTTCAGGTAAGCCTGCATTAGGTGTCCTCCTTCAGTACCATAGTGTACCTGAATCTCGTCATAATAAACGCGTTCAATTTGATAGCGATGTTAACTATGATCCGTTAAAGGCCATTGTCGGTTTTGTGGGGGCTGGGAATTATGCATCCAGAATTTTGATCCCTGCGTTTAAAAAAGGTGGTGCTCAGTTGCACACTATAGCGAGTTCTAAAGGAACAAGTGGTGTGATAAACGGTAGAAGAATGGGATTTAGTGAGACGACCACAGATACCGAATCCGTTTTTAATGAAACTGCTATAAATACTTTGGTGATTGCAACCCGGCATAACAGTCACGCTTCATTTGTGTGCAATGCCCTAAAAAACAAAAAAAATGTTTTTGTTGAAAAGCCTTTGGCTATTAATTTAGAGGAACTCAAAGAGATAGAATCCGTTTACCAAAGAGTCTCCAATTTGCCTAATGCGCCGAGGTTGATGGTAGGGTTTAATAGGAGGTTTTCACCGCAGATTTTAAAAATAATGGAGTTGCTTGATTCGGTAAATGAGCCTAAGTCCTTTATTATAACGATTAATGCCGGAATGATCCCCTCTAATCACTGGACTCAAGATGTAAAAGTAGGAGGCGGAAGGATTATCGGTGAAGCATGTCACTTTATTGATTTGATGCGAAATCTTGCAAATTGCAAAATAGTGTCCTATCAGAGTCGTTGCATGGGGCGATCCGGTGGGGTGCGTATAAGAGATGATAAGGCTGTTATTACCTTGGGGTTTGAAGATGGTTCATTTGGCACTATCCATTATCTTGCTAACGGCCCCTCTGAGTTTCCCAAAGAACGCGTTGAAGTCTTTACCTCTGGGCGTGTTCTGCAACTTGACAATTTTTGCAAATTAAAAGGTTATGGATGGCCTGGTTTCAAAAAGATGAATTTATTACGGCAGGATAAAGGGCAAAATAAATGTGCTGAAATGTTTATAGATTCTATTGAAAAAGGCGGGACATCTCCCATTGCATCACAAGAACTATTTGAAGTTGCGGAGGTAACCATAAAAATTGCTGAGCAACTGCGTATTCAGTTATGA
- a CDS encoding glycosyltransferase family 4 protein — translation MARALSEAGHEVFWLAPGMKSTGDMKFLPLSKKCIPHFGPLGWTLRLWMSFHKHKKDLQEVDAVFTVREYDAFGFLSHLKYRSIPHVFFSRGDTVSVYRINYPALNSFIDKVTSLATIWFYPIIQRFVLRHADLVVVQADFLKQILRNRHSYINSSIRVLTNDCPKLSNCKKEGNNVIGPLPAMGKRDHTLRLGILAPLWWECKGIGVFVDALEILKDKLDFKAVIGGAGPDSERLGSYITKMGLNDVVVRLGWIDNVKQFFNQIDLIVIPSKYDSCPNVVLEVVSSGVPVLASDIPAHKELLSFKELLFESCNSQNLANKIIALAANPDKLALNRKLMSARKTALSFNWDNEIVKILESTATNNRKMLNS, via the coding sequence ATGGCCAGGGCCCTTTCTGAAGCTGGGCATGAGGTTTTCTGGCTTGCTCCTGGTATGAAGTCAACAGGAGATATGAAATTTCTTCCTTTATCTAAAAAATGTATTCCTCATTTTGGACCGTTAGGGTGGACCCTTCGCCTCTGGATGAGTTTTCACAAACATAAAAAGGACCTTCAAGAGGTCGATGCTGTCTTTACAGTCCGTGAATATGATGCCTTTGGTTTTTTATCACACCTAAAATATAGGTCTATTCCCCATGTGTTTTTCTCTAGGGGGGATACTGTCAGTGTATATCGAATAAATTATCCTGCCTTGAACTCTTTTATTGACAAAGTCACCAGCCTTGCGACCATTTGGTTTTACCCCATAATTCAAAGATTCGTTTTAAGGCATGCCGACTTAGTCGTAGTGCAAGCTGATTTTCTTAAACAGATATTAAGAAATAGGCATTCTTACATTAATTCAAGCATCCGTGTATTAACAAATGACTGTCCAAAGCTGTCCAATTGTAAAAAAGAGGGCAATAATGTAATTGGGCCTTTACCGGCAATGGGCAAAAGGGATCATACCCTTAGATTAGGCATTCTTGCTCCATTGTGGTGGGAATGCAAAGGTATAGGCGTTTTTGTTGATGCCTTGGAAATATTAAAAGATAAATTGGATTTTAAGGCTGTTATTGGAGGCGCCGGGCCTGATTCTGAAAGGTTGGGAAGTTATATTACTAAAATGGGGCTCAATGATGTGGTTGTGAGGTTGGGGTGGATTGATAATGTTAAACAATTTTTCAATCAAATTGATTTGATCGTAATACCAAGTAAATACGATTCATGCCCAAATGTAGTCTTGGAAGTCGTAAGTTCTGGAGTACCAGTGTTGGCCTCAGATATACCGGCCCATAAAGAGTTGCTGTCATTCAAAGAGTTGTTGTTTGAATCATGCAACAGTCAAAATCTTGCGAACAAAATTATTGCCTTGGCTGCCAATCCCGATAAGTTGGCTCTAAATAGAAAATTGATGAGTGCCCGGAAGACGGCATTGAGTTTTAATTGGGATAATGAAATTGTGAAGATCTTGGAAAGTACTGCGACTAACAACAGGAAAATGTTAAATAGTTAA
- a CDS encoding methyltransferase domain-containing protein — MGIKINIGCGQTPTKGWQNYDNSWSVRLVKKPLLVYILRKMGFISEPQQKFISFAKSEKILWANAAQRIPEANDSVDVVYSSHMIEHMEKEDVISFLKESRRILKRGGTIRIAVPNIKYHVEKYVNHGDADKFIEGTYLTRKSPKTIIEKIKYLIIGDRNHQWMYDGESLCRLLASGGFKEPQIMDVGSTNIAEPGELNLKERSPESVFVEAINSYSKS; from the coding sequence ATGGGAATTAAAATAAATATAGGTTGCGGCCAAACGCCCACGAAGGGGTGGCAGAATTATGATAATTCCTGGAGTGTCCGTTTGGTTAAGAAACCTTTATTAGTATATATCTTAAGGAAAATGGGATTCATCTCAGAGCCTCAACAGAAATTTATTTCATTTGCCAAGAGTGAGAAAATCCTTTGGGCAAATGCCGCACAACGAATTCCAGAAGCAAATGATTCCGTTGATGTGGTTTATAGTAGTCATATGATTGAGCATATGGAAAAGGAAGATGTAATAAGTTTTTTGAAAGAATCTCGTCGCATTCTGAAAAGGGGAGGCACAATAAGAATTGCTGTCCCTAATATTAAATACCATGTAGAAAAATATGTGAATCATGGGGATGCCGACAAATTCATCGAGGGTACCTACCTAACTAGAAAGAGCCCCAAAACAATTATTGAAAAAATAAAATACTTGATAATAGGTGACAGAAATCATCAATGGATGTATGACGGAGAGTCTTTATGTAGGCTCTTGGCGTCAGGTGGTTTTAAAGAGCCTCAAATAATGGATGTTGGTTCTACAAATATTGCTGAGCCAGGCGAGTTGAACCTAAAAGAAAGGTCGCCCGAAAGTGTGTTTGTCGAAGCGATTAATTCCTATTCAAAAAGTTGA